The following proteins are encoded in a genomic region of Methanoculleus bourgensis MS2:
- a CDS encoding DUF5661 family protein, whose translation MVRTHVTPGEAKAMGEQLGITWEEFDVEQFRRGMVVELEHGLHDPVTNVTDDDLLLTAKIALAHLNEFPDYYDRLEEMEEEAEAYWAERKARS comes from the coding sequence ATGGTACGAACACACGTAACCCCCGGAGAAGCAAAAGCGATGGGCGAGCAGCTCGGCATCACCTGGGAGGAGTTCGATGTCGAACAGTTCAGGCGCGGCATGGTCGTGGAACTCGAGCACGGCCTCCACGACCCGGTGACGAACGTCACCGACGACGACCTTCTCCTGACGGCGAAGATTGCGCTTGCACACCTCAATGAGTTCCCTGATTATTACGACCGGCTCGAGGAGATGGAAGAGGAGGCAGAGGCCTACTGGGCGGAGCGGAAGGCGCGGAGCTGA
- a CDS encoding DUF7557 family protein: protein MVTTIQLQPATKSRLDDMKLHPRETYDETLNRLLDMAYDPEPLSEETLQRIEESIADMRAGRGRPFEDYVRERGL from the coding sequence ATGGTAACGACGATCCAACTCCAACCCGCGACAAAATCTCGTCTGGACGACATGAAACTCCATCCTCGGGAGACCTACGACGAGACACTCAATCGTCTCCTGGACATGGCGTATGACCCTGAGCCGTTGAGCGAAGAGACGCTGCAGAGGATCGAAGAAAGCATCGCAGACATGCGGGCCGGTCGGGGCCGCCCCTTCGAAGACTATGTTCGGGAACGGGGCCTTTGA
- a CDS encoding type II toxin-antitoxin system RelE family toxin — MIWRLIITPTAERDIDRIPDPDAKRIKEELYALADEPYPRFYVKKLKGHPKSPLYSLRVGQYRVILAIENNVMVITVIEVGNRSNVYRKY, encoded by the coding sequence ATGATTTGGCGGCTCATCATCACGCCCACGGCCGAGCGGGATATCGACAGAATCCCAGACCCGGATGCTAAACGAATTAAGGAAGAACTCTACGCTCTGGCAGACGAGCCGTATCCTCGCTTTTACGTTAAGAAACTGAAAGGACACCCAAAGAGTCCGCTGTACTCTCTTCGTGTGGGGCAGTACCGGGTCATCCTTGCGATCGAGAATAACGTGATGGTTATCACCGTGATCGAGGTCGGAAACCGGAGTAACGTCTATCGGAAATATTGA
- a CDS encoding HEPN domain-containing protein: protein MLTRGITVRTHRDLIATFGPEFVQTGFIDPEFGNALRIAEELREEVDYPISRVLPTEEVQAVVDDAERFLEENREKIRLLTFPSSE, encoded by the coding sequence CTGCTCACCCGTGGTATCACCGTCAGGACACACCGTGATCTAATCGCCACGTTCGGCCCGGAATTTGTCCAGACCGGTTTCATCGATCCAGAGTTCGGCAACGCGCTTCGCATCGCAGAAGAACTCCGGGAAGAGGTCGACTACCCGATCTCCCGGGTGCTCCCGACCGAAGAAGTACAGGCCGTTGTCGATGATGCGGAACGGTTTCTTGAGGAGAACAGAGAAAAAATACGACTGCTCACCTTCCCCTCATCGGAGTGA
- a CDS encoding KTSC domain-containing protein, translating into MQRQIVESTSIKSIGYDQEEEVLEVEFQSGGVYQYIGVPRDVYGGLLAARSKGRYFGEFVRLSYPYEKIR; encoded by the coding sequence ATGCAGCGCCAGATCGTTGAGTCCACCAGCATCAAATCGATCGGCTACGACCAGGAAGAAGAGGTCCTGGAGGTTGAGTTCCAGAGCGGCGGGGTCTACCAGTATATCGGGGTGCCGCGCGACGTCTACGGAGGATTGCTTGCGGCCCGGTCGAAGGGCCGGTACTTCGGGGAGTTTGTCAGGTTGAGCTACCCCTACGAAAAGATCCGGTGA
- a CDS encoding KTSC domain-containing protein, whose amino-acid sequence MSQQRTGSTGIRSIGYDPTTKALLVICESGDAYRYAGITKEVYENLIAAPSRDRFVRESIQGRYPREKYPCMAVGEDV is encoded by the coding sequence ATGTCTCAACAGAGAACGGGGTCCACCGGCATCAGGTCCATCGGCTATGACCCCACAACAAAAGCGCTGCTCGTCATCTGCGAGAGCGGAGACGCCTACCGCTACGCCGGCATCACAAAAGAGGTCTATGAGAACCTCATCGCAGCCCCGTCCAGGGATCGGTTCGTCCGCGAATCCATCCAGGGCAGGTATCCGCGGGAGAAGTATCCCTGCATGGCGGTGGGGGAGGACGTCTAG
- a CDS encoding PAS domain S-box protein: MSPGQEITGRILRTLRFRSKGMTITEIARALGMNRNSVSKHLEVMQVAGQVESRLVGNAKVYSVAQRVPLSAFLCFTQNPILILDANLTIIQANDQLLRHFGRTKEDLLGQNIRDTALPAVSTQEALAVIEGLEREQVITDVCCRNDSGRESFYQMQVIPTTFEDGEKGCTIVFEDITERKRYIQNTMFLARTAMDLVDLPPVGDIYQYIVDRLTELVPGARIYLFAHDEVDRQFVVRAVAGEGFREGLTELLGRDPVGLVLPVARAFDAPYHQTPHVMRGMQEFALRPEPSSWPFYDLCFRAIPEGVCEAILSRYNIGTLWAAGLVWREQLFGIVGIFLEQGKDLENQETVESFIRQVSIALARRQIEGRLRRNEERFRGMVDSSPFAVALINQEGRFVYVNRKFVEVFGYGPEDAPTCSEWFRLVFPDAGYRQEAVKAWRLDLERSVTGQVRPRAFTVRCRDGSRKVILFRAVTLPDGTQYLTCEDITEEARTYRLLLADIADLRHREQEMLLKDRAIASTGRAVALLDPDGVVTYANQAYLALWGYRTAADVQGSHFSRFWEPPDGAREVVRAALEGEVWHGELTGIRSGGETFRVDLLGTPIIGRDGRVLGMMAAVTAGRVKDERS; encoded by the coding sequence ATGTCACCCGGGCAGGAGATCACCGGAAGAATCCTGCGAACCCTCAGGTTCCGGTCGAAGGGTATGACGATCACCGAGATCGCGCGGGCCCTTGGGATGAACCGGAACTCGGTCTCAAAGCACCTTGAGGTCATGCAGGTGGCGGGTCAGGTCGAGTCGCGGCTCGTCGGGAATGCAAAGGTCTACTCGGTTGCACAGCGGGTGCCGCTCTCGGCATTCCTCTGTTTTACACAGAACCCCATCCTGATCCTCGACGCCAACCTCACGATCATCCAGGCAAACGACCAACTCCTCAGGCACTTTGGGCGCACGAAAGAGGATCTTCTCGGGCAGAACATCCGCGATACGGCGCTCCCGGCCGTCTCCACCCAGGAAGCCCTCGCCGTCATCGAGGGTCTCGAGCGGGAGCAGGTGATCACCGACGTCTGCTGCCGGAACGATAGCGGCAGAGAGTCTTTCTACCAGATGCAGGTGATCCCGACGACGTTCGAGGATGGGGAGAAGGGATGCACAATCGTGTTTGAGGATATCACCGAGAGGAAACGGTATATCCAGAACACGATGTTCCTCGCCCGGACCGCAATGGATCTCGTCGACCTGCCGCCGGTGGGCGATATCTACCAGTACATCGTCGACCGACTCACAGAGCTCGTCCCGGGAGCACGCATCTACCTCTTCGCCCACGACGAGGTCGACCGGCAGTTTGTCGTCAGGGCGGTCGCGGGCGAGGGGTTCCGGGAGGGACTCACGGAACTCCTTGGGCGGGACCCCGTCGGCCTGGTCCTCCCGGTTGCCAGGGCCTTCGACGCCCCCTATCACCAGACCCCCCATGTGATGCGCGGCATGCAGGAGTTCGCCCTGCGTCCCGAACCATCCTCGTGGCCGTTCTACGACCTCTGCTTCCGGGCGATCCCGGAAGGAGTCTGCGAGGCGATCCTCTCCCGGTACAACATCGGAACGCTCTGGGCCGCAGGGCTGGTCTGGCGGGAGCAGCTCTTCGGTATCGTCGGTATCTTCCTCGAGCAGGGGAAGGATCTTGAGAATCAGGAGACGGTGGAGTCGTTCATCAGGCAGGTCTCCATCGCGCTTGCCCGGCGGCAGATCGAGGGGCGGCTCCGCCGGAACGAGGAGCGGTTCCGGGGCATGGTCGATTCGTCCCCCTTCGCGGTCGCGCTCATCAACCAGGAAGGGCGATTCGTCTACGTCAACCGGAAGTTCGTCGAGGTCTTCGGCTACGGGCCTGAGGACGCGCCCACCTGCAGCGAGTGGTTCCGGCTGGTCTTCCCGGACGCCGGCTACCGGCAGGAAGCTGTCAAAGCCTGGCGGTTGGACCTTGAACGGTCGGTTACAGGTCAGGTCAGGCCCCGGGCGTTTACGGTCAGGTGCCGGGACGGGTCGAGGAAGGTCATCCTCTTCCGCGCGGTCACGCTCCCCGACGGGACACAGTATCTTACCTGCGAGGATATCACCGAAGAGGCGCGGACGTATCGCCTTCTCCTCGCTGATATCGCCGATCTGCGGCATCGGGAGCAGGAGATGCTCCTCAAGGACCGTGCGATCGCCTCGACCGGGCGGGCCGTCGCGCTCCTGGACCCGGACGGCGTGGTGACCTACGCAAACCAGGCCTACCTGGCCCTCTGGGGTTACCGGACCGCAGCAGATGTGCAGGGGTCGCATTTTTCCCGGTTCTGGGAGCCCCCCGACGGGGCCAGGGAGGTGGTCAGGGCGGCCCTTGAGGGCGAGGTCTGGCACGGCGAATTGACCGGCATCAGGAGTGGTGGGGAGACGTTCCGGGTAGACCTCCTCGGGACCCCGATCATCGGCAGAGACGGCAGGGTGCTTGGCATGATGGCGGCGGTGACTGCCGGACGGGTGAAGGATGAGAGGTCCTGA
- a CDS encoding HEAT repeat domain-containing protein has product MQEIIHKKEVERDVAEIRELMHVMLNGDTYTSLQASKALGTVGAPAVGPLMRALNAVDSDARWVVAMALARVGNDAVEALIGVVRTADDGITNPAVWALAEIGDPRAVDPLVAVLQDNHRSESCRALIAAALLKLGDPAGIARVQEAFDLLGEEFADLAMVAYEGT; this is encoded by the coding sequence ATGCAGGAGATCATACACAAGAAGGAAGTAGAAAGGGACGTTGCAGAGATCCGGGAGCTCATGCACGTCATGCTCAACGGCGACACCTACACCAGCCTGCAGGCGAGCAAAGCCCTTGGGACCGTCGGGGCGCCTGCAGTCGGGCCGCTGATGCGGGCCCTGAACGCGGTCGATAGCGATGCACGCTGGGTCGTGGCGATGGCGCTCGCCAGGGTCGGCAACGATGCCGTGGAGGCGCTCATCGGGGTCGTGCGGACCGCGGACGATGGGATCACAAACCCGGCGGTCTGGGCGCTCGCCGAGATCGGTGATCCCCGGGCGGTCGACCCGCTGGTTGCTGTGCTCCAGGATAACCATCGGTCCGAATCCTGCCGTGCCCTGATCGCCGCCGCCCTGCTGAAACTGGGCGATCCGGCTGGCATCGCCAGGGTCCAGGAAGCGTTTGACCTGCTGGGCGAGGAGTTCGCAGATCTCGCCATGGTGGCCTACGAGGGGACGTGA
- a CDS encoding sulfite exporter TauE/SafE family protein, whose amino-acid sequence MTGDRIAVWRRIAPVAVLSAVIAVMLGAALAVGTGVTPDSPPFTPAALLLLFVIGIIAGILGGLIGVGGSTIMLPIMYFYLGFPEPVAIGTGLFVVIFTSLSGASGHLVRGNLDRRVAAWIAAGGLIGVLIGSWLFSFLVGHIRVLGLILGLAFLAPSISMIREGVRPEAGPEPECIGGTPPGHLLFGTGVGILTGVTGLGGGYALVPGLLYLFGAPVCVTMGTSLASMIPMAIVGGGIKLVEGYVAVGAGLVLAAGSIAGAQVGAATIQRFRPATLKFIFGLYFLYAAARFIAEFFGLGLP is encoded by the coding sequence ATGACGGGAGACCGGATCGCCGTGTGGCGGCGCATCGCTCCGGTAGCGGTGCTCTCGGCCGTGATCGCGGTCATGCTCGGGGCGGCGCTCGCCGTCGGCACGGGGGTGACCCCCGACTCCCCGCCGTTCACGCCGGCCGCCCTGCTCCTCCTCTTTGTGATCGGCATCATTGCCGGGATTCTCGGCGGGCTGATCGGCGTCGGCGGGTCGACGATCATGCTCCCGATCATGTACTTCTACCTCGGGTTCCCGGAGCCCGTCGCCATCGGGACCGGGCTCTTTGTGGTCATATTTACCTCGCTCTCCGGCGCCTCCGGCCACCTGGTGCGGGGGAACCTGGACCGGCGGGTGGCGGCCTGGATCGCCGCCGGCGGCCTTATAGGGGTTCTCATCGGGTCCTGGCTCTTCTCCTTCCTCGTCGGCCACATCCGCGTGCTCGGCCTCATCCTGGGGCTGGCGTTCCTCGCCCCGTCCATCAGTATGATCCGCGAGGGAGTCAGACCAGAGGCCGGCCCGGAGCCGGAGTGCATCGGGGGCACGCCCCCCGGTCATCTCCTCTTCGGCACCGGGGTCGGCATCCTGACCGGGGTCACCGGGCTCGGCGGCGGCTACGCCCTCGTCCCGGGGCTGCTCTACCTCTTCGGCGCCCCGGTCTGCGTCACGATGGGGACGTCGCTTGCATCCATGATCCCGATGGCGATCGTGGGCGGCGGGATCAAACTGGTAGAGGGGTACGTCGCCGTCGGGGCAGGGCTGGTCCTCGCGGCCGGGTCGATCGCCGGCGCCCAGGTGGGGGCCGCGACGATCCAGCGGTTCAGGCCGGCGACCCTGAAGTTCATCTTCGGTCTCTACTTCCTCTACGCTGCAGCCCGGTTCATCGCCGAGTTCTTTGGTCTCGGCCTGCCATGA